One Malassezia restricta chromosome III, complete sequence DNA segment encodes these proteins:
- a CDS encoding protein phosphatase inhibitor 2 (IPP-2) yields the protein MTERVPREPVRTSEAPQPRGILKNAGRRGSASRHLQWDEHNLQENEDERESQTFMKIDEPKTPFVHSASVPPMDEEGFDLNDAVASKEATHANTLANARATERAEELVHMVQSSDVPVDLGVVRERYEAEQAHHAAFSEKRHQHYGNEAAALKRRPPPEEEEEEEDEA from the coding sequence ATGACGGAGCGTGTGCCACGGGAGCCGGTGCGTACGTCGGaggcgccgcagccgcGTGGTATTTTGAAGAATGCCGGTCGGCGAGGCAGCGCGAGTCGTCATCTGCAGTGGGACGAGCACAATTTGCAGGAGAATGAGGACGAGCGGGAGAGCCAGACGTTTATGAAGATTGACGAGCCGAAGACGCCGTTTGTGCACAGTGcgagtgtgccgccgatggacgaggagggCTTTGACTTGAATGATGCGGTGGCGTCGAAGGaggcgacgcacgcgaACACGCTGGCGAATGCGCGGGCGACGGAGCGTGCGGAGGAGCTGGTGCACATGGTGCAGTCGTCGGACGTACCGGTCGacttgggcgtcgtccgtgAGCGCTACGAGGCGGAGcaggcgcaccatgcgGCCTTTTCGGAGAAGCGGCACCAGCACTATGGCAACGAGGCTGCGGCCCTCAAgaggcggccgccgccggaggaggaggaggaggaggaggacgaagCGTAG